A genome region from Methylobacterium sp. FF17 includes the following:
- the ruvC gene encoding crossover junction endodeoxyribonuclease RuvC, with product MTGPVRILGIDPGLRRTGWGVITATGTKVAYVDCGVVTSDGDLPLALRLRELYEGITRIVEAFQPDEVSVEETFVNKDAQATLKLGHARAVALLVPALAGMPVFEYSANLIKKTVTGSGHAEKVQIQAMVKFLLPTAAFKVADAADALAIAIAHNSHRGTHALKRAHAPVPGASALANARIAAALARG from the coding sequence ATGACCGGTCCCGTCCGCATCCTCGGGATCGACCCCGGTCTTCGCCGGACCGGCTGGGGTGTCATCACCGCCACGGGCACCAAGGTCGCTTATGTCGATTGCGGCGTCGTCACCTCGGACGGAGACCTCCCGCTCGCCCTGCGCCTGCGCGAACTCTACGAGGGCATCACCCGCATCGTGGAGGCGTTCCAGCCGGACGAGGTCTCGGTCGAGGAGACCTTCGTCAACAAGGACGCGCAGGCGACCCTGAAGCTCGGCCACGCCCGTGCCGTCGCGCTGCTCGTTCCGGCGCTCGCCGGGATGCCTGTGTTCGAATACTCGGCCAACCTCATCAAGAAGACCGTGACGGGCTCGGGCCATGCCGAGAAGGTGCAGATCCAGGCCATGGTGAAGTTCCTGCTGCCCACCGCCGCGTTCAAGGTCGCGGACGCGGCGGACGCGCTGGCCATTGCCATCGCCCATAACAGCCATCGCGGCACGCACGCCCTGAAGCGGGCGCATGCCCCGGTCCCCGGCGCCAGCGCGCTGGCCAATGCCCGCATCGCGGCGGCCCTGGCCCGGGGCTGA
- a CDS encoding HAD-IA family hydrolase yields the protein MLRALIFDVDGTLAETEDLHRRAFNGAFAELGLPWVWSPALYADLLTVMGGKERLRHYVETEHAGQLDALRPLMGEIHDRKTRLYGDLVEGGGLALRPGVARLIGEARAEGLKLAVASTTSRPNVDTLLRINFPRSDVPFDVIACGDEAARKKPAPDVFDLALRRLEVAPSEAVAFEDSAAGIRSALDAGLPVIATRSRYTESHRLDGAFSAVSDLGEAGAPHRHLSGHVWPEGHVTLRALRDWHAQISA from the coding sequence ATGCTGAGGGCGCTGATCTTCGACGTCGACGGGACGCTCGCCGAGACCGAGGACCTGCATCGTCGGGCCTTCAACGGTGCCTTCGCGGAACTCGGTCTTCCCTGGGTGTGGTCGCCCGCGCTCTATGCCGACCTCCTGACCGTGATGGGCGGCAAGGAGCGCCTGCGCCACTACGTCGAGACCGAGCATGCGGGGCAGCTCGATGCCCTCCGCCCGCTCATGGGCGAGATCCACGACCGCAAGACCCGCCTTTACGGCGACCTGGTGGAAGGGGGCGGCCTCGCGCTCCGGCCCGGCGTCGCGCGGTTGATCGGGGAGGCGCGGGCGGAGGGTCTCAAGCTCGCGGTGGCCAGCACCACGAGCCGCCCGAACGTCGACACCCTGTTGCGGATCAACTTCCCGCGCAGTGACGTCCCCTTCGACGTGATCGCCTGTGGCGACGAGGCGGCGCGCAAGAAGCCGGCCCCGGACGTGTTCGACCTCGCGCTCCGGCGCCTCGAGGTGGCGCCGTCCGAGGCCGTGGCCTTCGAGGATTCGGCCGCCGGCATCCGCTCGGCGCTCGATGCGGGCCTGCCCGTCATCGCCACGCGCAGCCGCTACACCGAGAGCCACCGCCTCGACGGGGCGTTCTCGGCCGTGTCGGATCTCGGCGAGGCCGGGGCGCCGCATCGGCACCTTTCCGGCCATGTCTGGCCGGAGGGGCACGTCACCCTGAGGGCTCTGCGCGACTGGCACGCCCAGATTTCTGCCTGA
- a CDS encoding helix-turn-helix domain-containing protein, with the protein MAGSDEGAPSGLQPEELGPNTISAAQSRAARALLGWSEADLAGKLGLGEGFVRDFESGGREPPSGQVEALRSTLMAHGVVFGGAGTEEVRLSQQGQGEGTRVDALTTENDR; encoded by the coding sequence GTGGCGGGATCGGATGAAGGGGCTCCGAGTGGCCTGCAACCCGAGGAGCTCGGCCCGAACACGATCAGCGCCGCCCAGTCGCGGGCGGCCAGGGCCTTGCTCGGCTGGTCGGAAGCCGATCTCGCCGGCAAGCTCGGACTCGGTGAAGGCTTCGTGCGGGATTTCGAATCCGGCGGCCGTGAGCCTCCCTCGGGCCAGGTCGAGGCCTTGCGCAGCACCCTGATGGCCCATGGCGTCGTCTTCGGCGGAGCCGGAACGGAAGAGGTCCGCCTGAGCCAGCAAGGCCAGGGCGAAGGCACACGGGTGGATGCCCTCACCACCGAGAACGATCGCTGA
- a CDS encoding YceI family protein gives MRPIALPLCLALMLPAGFLAAAETPAPAAPSSDPTQVRAGAYVLDPTHGKITWSVSHLGFSTYYGQITDVNAEAVLDPKEPAKSRLTVTIGTDSVNGLNDRLNQHLKSPDFFDTAKFPKATFTATSIEPTSPTTARVNGDLTLKGVTKPVAFDATFNQAGINPVNKAYTVGFDGRTVIKRSDFGISAFLPVLGDDVALRLEGEFKAVE, from the coding sequence ATGCGTCCCATCGCGCTGCCCCTCTGCCTCGCCCTGATGCTTCCGGCCGGTTTCCTCGCCGCAGCCGAGACGCCCGCTCCCGCCGCCCCCTCCAGCGACCCGACGCAGGTGCGCGCCGGCGCCTACGTGCTCGATCCGACGCACGGCAAGATCACCTGGTCGGTGAGCCATCTCGGCTTCTCGACTTATTACGGACAGATCACGGACGTGAACGCCGAGGCGGTGCTCGACCCGAAGGAGCCGGCAAAATCCCGCCTCACGGTCACGATCGGCACCGACAGCGTCAACGGCCTCAACGACCGGCTCAACCAGCACCTCAAGAGCCCCGATTTCTTCGACACCGCGAAGTTCCCGAAAGCCACCTTCACGGCCACCAGCATCGAGCCGACGAGCCCCACCACGGCCCGGGTCAACGGCGACCTGACCCTGAAGGGCGTGACGAAGCCCGTGGCCTTCGACGCGACCTTCAACCAGGCCGGGATCAACCCCGTGAACAAGGCCTACACGGTGGGCTTCGATGGCCGCACCGTGATCAAGCGCTCGGATTTCGGGATCAGCGCCTTCCTGCCGGTGCTGGGCGACGACGTCGCCTTGCGCCTCGAGGGCGAGTTCAAGGCCGTCGAGTAA
- a CDS encoding (2Fe-2S)-binding protein — protein MIVCSCNVLSDRAVRACLHRGPDCPRTPAQVQACLGCSPKCGRCARTIRSILQNALDEATHACTATCASSCSLVKVQTAEEGVAA, from the coding sequence ATGATCGTCTGTTCCTGCAACGTCCTGTCCGACCGCGCGGTCCGCGCCTGTCTCCACCGGGGGCCGGATTGCCCGCGCACCCCGGCGCAGGTCCAAGCCTGTCTCGGATGCAGCCCCAAATGCGGACGCTGCGCCCGCACCATCCGGTCGATCCTGCAGAATGCCCTCGACGAAGCCACCCATGCGTGCACGGCGACTTGCGCGAGCTCCTGTAGTTTGGTCAAGGTCCAAACTGCGGAGGAGGGGGTCGCCGCCTGA
- a CDS encoding YebC/PmpR family DNA-binding transcriptional regulator gives MAGHSQFKNIMHRKGRVDAVRSKLFGKLAREITVAAKLGLPDPAMNARLRAAIIAARAENVPKDNIERAIKKASGADAESYDEIRYEGYGPGGAALIVEAQTDNRNRTASDVRSAFTKSGGSLAETGAVSFMFDHVGVVEFDAKVADADTMLEAAIEAGADDVRSDETGHEVTCAQDAYGEVSKALEARFGEPRRTALVWKAQNTIEVDDETGEKLLRLVEVIEDQDDVQNVFVNFALSDALMEKLQG, from the coding sequence ATGGCCGGCCATTCCCAGTTCAAGAACATCATGCACCGCAAGGGCCGCGTCGACGCGGTCCGCTCGAAGCTGTTCGGCAAGCTCGCGCGCGAAATCACGGTCGCGGCCAAGCTCGGCCTGCCCGATCCGGCGATGAACGCCCGCCTGCGCGCCGCCATCATCGCGGCCCGCGCCGAGAACGTGCCCAAGGACAACATCGAGCGCGCGATCAAGAAGGCCTCGGGCGCCGACGCCGAGAGCTACGACGAGATCCGCTACGAGGGCTACGGCCCGGGCGGCGCCGCGCTCATCGTCGAGGCGCAGACCGACAACCGCAACCGCACGGCCTCGGACGTACGCTCGGCCTTCACCAAGTCCGGCGGCAGCCTCGCCGAGACGGGGGCGGTTTCCTTCATGTTCGACCATGTCGGCGTGGTGGAGTTCGACGCCAAGGTCGCGGATGCCGACACCATGCTGGAGGCCGCCATCGAGGCAGGCGCCGACGACGTGCGCTCGGACGAGACCGGCCACGAGGTTACCTGCGCACAGGACGCCTATGGTGAGGTCTCTAAGGCGCTCGAAGCCCGCTTCGGCGAGCCGCGCCGCACGGCGCTCGTGTGGAAGGCCCAGAACACCATCGAGGTCGATGACGAGACCGGCGAGAAGCTGCTGCGCCTCGTGGAGGTGATCGAGGACCAGGACGATGTCCAGAACGTCTTCGTCAACTTCGCCCTGTCCGATGCTTTGATGGAGAAGCTCCAGGGCTGA
- a CDS encoding phosphoribulokinase encodes MSARHPIISVTGSSGAGTTSVRNTFEQIFRREDVSAVYIEGDAFHAYDRDTMRRKMAEEPNLSHFAPRANLLPELEEVFRTYGESGGGRTRHYAHDAADAALYGTEPGTFTPWEAFPPGSDLLFYEGLHGCVVDDNVDMARYADLKIGVVPVINLEWIQKLHRDRSFRGYSTEAVTDVILRRMPDYVQTICPQFTWTDINFQRVPTVDTSNPFIARWIPTADESMVVIRFKDPKGIDFSYLISMIQGSFMSRANSIVIPGGKLDLAMQLILTPIIMQLVERKRRMA; translated from the coding sequence ATGTCGGCGCGTCATCCCATCATCTCGGTCACCGGCTCCTCGGGAGCCGGGACCACGTCGGTCCGCAATACCTTCGAGCAGATCTTCCGCCGCGAGGACGTGAGCGCGGTCTACATCGAGGGCGATGCCTTCCACGCCTATGACCGGGACACCATGCGCCGGAAGATGGCGGAGGAGCCGAACCTCAGTCACTTCGCCCCGCGCGCCAACCTCCTGCCCGAGTTGGAGGAGGTCTTCCGGACCTACGGCGAATCGGGGGGCGGTCGCACGCGCCATTACGCGCACGATGCGGCGGACGCCGCGCTCTACGGCACCGAGCCCGGTACCTTCACGCCCTGGGAGGCTTTTCCCCCGGGCTCAGACCTGCTGTTCTACGAGGGCCTGCACGGCTGCGTCGTGGACGACAACGTCGACATGGCCCGCTACGCCGATCTCAAGATCGGCGTAGTGCCGGTGATCAACCTCGAATGGATCCAGAAGCTGCACCGGGACCGCTCGTTCCGGGGCTATTCCACCGAGGCCGTCACCGACGTGATCCTGCGGCGCATGCCCGATTACGTGCAGACCATCTGCCCGCAATTCACCTGGACGGACATCAACTTCCAGCGGGTGCCCACGGTGGACACCTCGAACCCGTTCATCGCCCGCTGGATCCCCACGGCGGACGAATCGATGGTGGTGATCCGCTTCAAGGACCCCAAGGGCATCGACTTCTCCTACCTGATCTCGATGATCCAGGGCTCGTTCATGAGCCGGGCCAATTCCATCGTGATCCCCGGCGGCAAGCTCGATCTCGCCATGCAGCTCATCCTGACGCCGATCATCATGCAACTCGTCGAGCGCAAGCGCCGGATGGCTTGA
- the bfr gene encoding bacterioferritin, whose product MKGDAKVVEYLNRGLRSELTAVSQYWLHFRMLNDWGYIDLAKFWRKESIEEMNHADRFIDRILFLDGFPNLQELDPLRIGQNVQEIIECDLAAENEARSLYLEAAKYCDSINDRVSKRLFEDLAEDEEGHIDFLETQLELISQIGLPLYAQRHIGGLEPIAPEAE is encoded by the coding sequence ATGAAGGGTGATGCGAAGGTCGTCGAGTACCTCAATCGGGGACTGCGCAGCGAGCTTACGGCGGTCAGCCAGTATTGGTTGCATTTCCGCATGCTCAACGATTGGGGTTACATCGATCTCGCCAAGTTCTGGCGCAAGGAATCGATCGAGGAGATGAACCACGCGGATCGGTTCATCGACCGGATCCTGTTCCTCGACGGCTTTCCGAATCTGCAGGAACTCGATCCCCTGCGGATCGGCCAGAACGTCCAGGAAATCATCGAGTGCGATCTTGCCGCCGAGAACGAGGCGCGGAGCCTCTACCTCGAGGCGGCGAAGTACTGCGATTCGATCAACGACCGCGTTTCGAAGCGTCTGTTCGAGGATCTGGCCGAGGACGAGGAAGGTCATATCGACTTCTTGGAGACGCAGCTGGAGCTGATCTCGCAGATCGGCCTGCCGCTCTACGCCCAGCGCCACATCGGCGGCCTGGAGCCAATCGCGCCGGAAGCCGAGTAG
- a CDS encoding META domain-containing protein translates to MRAIRIAVVAGAIAAGATSTAATAQMGGNVTGFGRDAREKPEKKQYVPAAKPQEKIFPLDATWTAVSLNGKPFGGNDRPSFMVDKQYRARGYGGCNTFAATAFPLREQHLAVGPLALTKKPCDKGLGASEQDFFIALRTAAQWDLVGSQLVIKSQKGELRFDRAL, encoded by the coding sequence ATGAGAGCGATCCGAATCGCTGTGGTAGCCGGCGCCATCGCGGCCGGAGCGACGAGCACCGCCGCGACCGCGCAGATGGGTGGCAACGTTACGGGCTTCGGCCGTGATGCCCGCGAGAAGCCCGAGAAGAAGCAGTATGTCCCGGCCGCCAAGCCCCAGGAGAAGATCTTCCCCCTGGATGCCACCTGGACCGCCGTGAGCCTGAACGGAAAGCCGTTCGGCGGCAACGATCGTCCGAGCTTCATGGTCGACAAGCAGTACCGGGCGCGCGGCTATGGCGGCTGCAACACCTTCGCGGCGACCGCCTTTCCCCTGCGCGAGCAGCACCTCGCCGTCGGTCCCCTCGCCCTGACGAAGAAGCCCTGCGACAAGGGCCTCGGTGCCAGCGAGCAGGACTTCTTCATCGCCCTGCGCACGGCGGCCCAATGGGATCTCGTCGGCTCGCAGCTGGTGATCAAGAGCCAGAAGGGTGAACTGCGCTTCGACCGCGCGCTCTGA
- a CDS encoding LysR family transcriptional regulator → MRNLSLKQLQAVAAVARLGTMTRAAQELNVTSAALYARIRQLEEEAGLMLFDRTPTGLKPTDAGREMLWAINSINTVLETCADRLETLKGGSGGRVAMGVVSTAKYFAPGVISGFVGLHPGVEINLTVGNRGHMVEALRNYEIDFAIMGRPPRDFAIEAEIFGPHPIVIIAAPNHPFAGRSGLTRADLAQESFLVREEGSGTRTVFEEFMAGIMIKRARLGIDSGSNETIKQAVMADLGIALLSAHTVAAELESGRLVVLDVQGLPIRRDWYAVRRADKVLGPAAAAFWDYIVKDGGRWLPQLRLSPEPSPVTVEFET, encoded by the coding sequence ATGCGCAACCTGTCCCTCAAACAGCTCCAGGCCGTCGCCGCGGTCGCCCGTCTCGGCACCATGACCCGCGCCGCGCAGGAGCTCAACGTCACCTCGGCCGCCCTCTATGCCCGCATCCGCCAGCTGGAGGAGGAGGCGGGGCTGATGCTGTTCGACCGCACGCCCACGGGGCTGAAGCCCACGGATGCCGGGCGCGAGATGCTCTGGGCGATCAACAGCATCAACACCGTGCTGGAAACCTGCGCCGACCGTCTGGAGACCCTCAAGGGCGGCAGCGGCGGACGCGTGGCGATGGGCGTGGTCTCGACGGCGAAGTACTTCGCGCCGGGCGTGATCTCGGGCTTCGTCGGGCTGCATCCGGGCGTGGAGATCAACCTCACGGTGGGCAATCGCGGCCACATGGTGGAGGCCCTGCGCAACTACGAGATCGATTTCGCGATCATGGGCCGGCCGCCGCGCGACTTCGCCATCGAGGCGGAGATCTTCGGGCCTCACCCGATTGTCATCATCGCGGCCCCGAACCATCCTTTCGCCGGCCGCAGCGGGCTGACGCGGGCGGATCTGGCGCAGGAATCCTTCCTGGTGCGCGAGGAGGGCTCCGGCACCCGGACGGTGTTCGAGGAGTTCATGGCCGGGATCATGATCAAACGGGCGCGCCTCGGGATCGATTCGGGCTCGAACGAGACGATCAAGCAGGCGGTGATGGCGGATCTCGGCATCGCGCTTCTCTCCGCCCACACCGTGGCCGCCGAGCTGGAGAGCGGCCGCCTCGTGGTCCTCGACGTCCAGGGCTTGCCAATCCGGCGCGACTGGTACGCGGTGCGCCGGGCCGACAAGGTGCTGGGCCCTGCGGCGGCGGCCTTCTGGGACTATATCGTCAAGGATGGCGGGCGCTGGCTGCCGCAACTGCGGCTCTCGCCCGAGCCGTCGCCCGTCACGGTGGAGTTCGAGACGTGA
- a CDS encoding NAD(P)/FAD-dependent oxidoreductase, whose translation MSEQGRRAAGVVILGAGQAGFQVAASLREAGFADPITLVGDEGLPYQRPPLSKAYLAGKTDAAGLSLRPATFFAEHRITHRPHVTATAIAREARRVALSDGTDLAYDHLVLATGARNRALPVPGASLAGVHQLRSLTDADALKAALAGARAIAIVGAGFIGLEFAGICAGRGLPVTVVEAADRPMARAVSAEMAGFFTRAHTDAGIRFAFGAGVQAVEGEAGRAVAVRLGDGSAIAADLVLVGIGVVPNQELAEAAGLAVGDGIHTDAFLATSDPAVSALGDCARVPSRFLEGSPVRIESVQNAVDQGRCLAARLTGRPTAYAAVPWFWSDQGPHKLQIAGLAQPGDASVARASETGLSVFRYRQGQLAAVESVDRPADHMAARRILGLGLALAPEQAADPHYDLKALVKGA comes from the coding sequence GTGAGCGAACAGGGTAGGCGCGCGGCGGGCGTCGTCATCCTCGGCGCCGGGCAGGCTGGCTTCCAGGTCGCCGCGTCCCTCCGCGAGGCGGGCTTTGCCGATCCCATCACCCTGGTGGGGGACGAGGGCCTGCCCTATCAGCGCCCGCCGCTGTCGAAGGCCTATCTGGCCGGCAAGACCGATGCGGCGGGCCTGTCCCTGCGTCCCGCCACCTTCTTCGCCGAGCACCGGATCACGCACCGACCGCACGTCACCGCCACCGCCATCGCCCGCGAGGCCCGTCGCGTCGCCTTGAGCGACGGGACCGATCTCGCCTACGACCACCTCGTCCTCGCCACCGGCGCGCGTAACCGGGCGTTGCCGGTGCCGGGGGCGAGCCTGGCGGGCGTGCATCAGTTACGCTCGCTGACCGATGCCGATGCACTCAAGGCCGCGCTCGCCGGCGCACGGGCGATCGCCATCGTCGGCGCGGGCTTCATCGGCCTCGAATTCGCCGGGATCTGCGCCGGACGCGGCCTGCCCGTCACGGTGGTCGAGGCGGCAGACCGGCCGATGGCCCGTGCAGTCTCGGCGGAGATGGCCGGGTTCTTCACGCGGGCCCATACCGACGCCGGGATCCGCTTCGCCTTCGGAGCCGGCGTTCAGGCGGTGGAGGGAGAGGCCGGGCGGGCGGTTGCGGTCCGGCTCGGCGACGGCTCGGCCATTGCGGCCGACCTCGTCCTCGTCGGGATCGGCGTGGTGCCGAACCAGGAACTCGCCGAGGCCGCCGGCCTCGCGGTCGGGGACGGCATCCATACGGACGCGTTCCTGGCAACGTCCGACCCGGCGGTCTCGGCGCTCGGCGATTGCGCCCGGGTGCCGAGCCGCTTCCTGGAGGGCAGTCCCGTACGCATCGAGTCGGTGCAGAACGCCGTCGACCAGGGCCGCTGCCTCGCCGCCCGCCTGACCGGGCGACCGACCGCCTACGCGGCAGTGCCCTGGTTCTGGAGCGACCAGGGTCCGCACAAGCTGCAGATCGCCGGACTGGCCCAGCCCGGCGATGCCAGCGTGGCACGCGCCTCCGAGACGGGGCTCTCGGTCTTCCGGTATCGCCAAGGCCAACTCGCCGCCGTCGAATCGGTCGATCGCCCGGCGGATCACATGGCGGCGCGCCGCATCCTCGGCCTTGGCCTCGCCCTCGCGCCGGAGCAGGCGGCCGACCCACACTACGACCTCAAGGCGCTCGTCAAAGGCGCTTGA
- a CDS encoding class 1 fructose-bisphosphatase → MSTVSLEFGSTLADCLAQAVAADARLADAAAVVAACAEAAVDVSEVIGRGMLGGADLAATGEHNSDGDVQKALDVLAHERFTEALRGAPVAVVASEEAEGMMVLDPAAPLAVAIDPLDGSSNIGVNMAVGSIFGIRPVVAGDTDSIASFTTPGTEQIAAGFVTYGPATSLVVTLGHGTQIYTLDRAARTFRLTHPRIEVVAAAKEYAINASNARNWDAPVKAYIEDCLRGSEGPLDKDFNMRWLGSLVADAQRVLLRGGVFLYPGDNRKGYAQGRLRLLYEAAPIAMLMEQAGAGAIDGERRILDISATGIHERVPLIFGSVDEVACVAKYYGGRNAAAGRSPLFGQRGLMRS, encoded by the coding sequence ATGTCGACGGTGTCTCTGGAGTTCGGGTCCACCCTCGCGGACTGCCTTGCGCAGGCGGTCGCCGCCGATGCGCGGCTCGCCGATGCCGCCGCCGTCGTGGCGGCCTGCGCCGAGGCGGCCGTCGATGTCAGTGAGGTGATCGGCCGGGGCATGCTCGGCGGAGCCGACCTCGCGGCCACCGGCGAGCACAACAGCGACGGCGACGTCCAGAAGGCCCTCGACGTGCTGGCCCACGAGCGCTTCACCGAGGCTCTGCGCGGCGCGCCCGTGGCGGTGGTCGCCTCGGAAGAGGCCGAGGGGATGATGGTGCTCGATCCTGCCGCGCCGCTCGCCGTGGCGATCGACCCCCTCGACGGCTCGTCGAACATCGGCGTCAACATGGCGGTGGGCTCGATCTTCGGCATCCGCCCGGTGGTCGCGGGCGACACCGATTCGATCGCCTCCTTCACCACCCCGGGCACCGAACAGATCGCCGCCGGCTTCGTCACCTACGGTCCGGCGACCTCCCTCGTGGTCACGCTCGGCCACGGCACGCAGATCTACACCCTCGACCGGGCGGCACGGACCTTCCGGCTCACCCATCCTCGGATCGAGGTGGTGGCCGCGGCCAAGGAATACGCGATCAACGCCTCGAACGCCCGGAACTGGGACGCCCCGGTGAAGGCCTATATCGAGGATTGCCTGCGCGGCTCGGAAGGCCCGCTGGACAAGGACTTCAACATGCGCTGGCTCGGCTCCCTGGTGGCCGATGCCCAGCGGGTGCTCCTGCGCGGCGGCGTGTTCCTGTATCCGGGCGACAACCGCAAGGGTTATGCCCAGGGGCGGCTGCGCCTTCTCTACGAGGCCGCCCCCATCGCCATGCTGATGGAGCAGGCCGGGGCCGGGGCCATCGACGGCGAGCGCCGCATCCTCGACATCAGCGCCACCGGCATCCACGAGCGCGTGCCGCTGATCTTCGGGTCGGTGGACGAGGTCGCCTGCGTCGCCAAATACTATGGCGGACGCAATGCCGCCGCCGGACGCTCGCCCCTGTTCGGGCAGCGCGGCCTGATGCGCAGCTAG
- the rpe gene encoding ribulose-phosphate 3-epimerase, with product MNGPIISPSILSADFAKLGEEVRAVSEAGADWIHLDVMDGHFVPNLTFGPAVIKALRPHSAKHFDVHLMIAPADPYLAAFAEAGADTISVHVEAGPHIHRSLQAIRNLGKRAGIALNPGTPASAIEPLLDIVDLVLVMTVNPGFGGQSFIPSTLETIARIRAMTAGRDIDIEVDGGIDPETVVRAARAGANAFVAGNAVFKGGPAGYAERIAAIRAGAASVGGGTLSC from the coding sequence ATGAACGGCCCGATCATCTCGCCCTCGATCCTTTCGGCGGATTTCGCCAAGCTCGGCGAGGAGGTGCGTGCCGTCTCCGAGGCGGGGGCCGACTGGATCCACCTCGACGTGATGGACGGGCACTTCGTGCCGAATCTCACCTTCGGGCCGGCGGTGATCAAGGCTCTGCGTCCGCACTCGGCCAAGCATTTCGACGTCCACCTGATGATCGCGCCGGCCGACCCCTACCTCGCCGCCTTCGCGGAGGCCGGGGCCGATACGATCTCGGTCCATGTGGAGGCGGGCCCGCACATCCACCGCTCGCTCCAGGCGATCCGGAACCTCGGCAAGCGCGCAGGCATCGCCCTCAACCCGGGCACGCCGGCCTCGGCGATCGAGCCGCTCCTCGACATCGTGGACCTCGTCCTGGTGATGACCGTCAATCCGGGTTTCGGCGGCCAGAGCTTCATCCCCTCGACCCTGGAGACGATCGCACGAATCCGCGCGATGACGGCCGGGCGTGACATCGACATCGAGGTCGATGGTGGGATCGATCCCGAGACCGTGGTCCGGGCGGCGCGGGCCGGCGCCAATGCCTTCGTGGCCGGCAACGCCGTGTTCAAGGGCGGTCCGGCGGGCTACGCCGAGCGCATCGCGGCGATCCGGGCGGGAGCCGCATCGGTGGGAGGCGGCACCCTCTCATGCTGA
- the ruvA gene encoding Holliday junction branch migration protein RuvA translates to MIGKLKGVVDSYGEDFVILDVQGVGYVVHCSARTLQRLPGVGEAADLAIETHVREDMIRLYGFRSDAEREWFRLLQTVQGVGSKVALGLLSVLEPSALASAIAMGDKVGVARAPGVGPRLAARIVAELKDKAPAFASIDPAVISLSGAVEDRTAPQPVTDAISALVNLGYAPVQASAAIAEALKGAGEGAEAKTLIRLGLRELAR, encoded by the coding sequence ATGATCGGCAAGCTCAAAGGCGTGGTGGATTCCTACGGCGAGGATTTCGTGATCCTCGACGTGCAGGGTGTCGGCTACGTCGTCCATTGCTCGGCCCGCACGCTCCAGCGCCTGCCCGGTGTCGGCGAGGCGGCGGATCTCGCCATCGAGACCCATGTCCGCGAGGATATGATCCGCCTCTACGGCTTCCGCTCGGATGCCGAGCGCGAGTGGTTCCGGCTCCTCCAGACCGTGCAGGGGGTGGGGAGCAAGGTGGCCCTCGGGCTGCTCTCGGTGCTCGAGCCCTCGGCCCTCGCCTCGGCCATCGCCATGGGCGACAAGGTCGGGGTGGCGCGCGCGCCCGGCGTCGGTCCTCGTCTCGCCGCCCGGATCGTGGCGGAACTCAAGGACAAGGCCCCGGCCTTCGCCTCCATCGACCCGGCCGTGATTTCGCTCTCGGGCGCCGTGGAAGACCGGACCGCGCCGCAACCCGTCACCGATGCAATCTCGGCGCTGGTCAACCTCGGCTACGCCCCGGTCCAGGCCTCGGCCGCCATCGCCGAGGCACTGAAGGGGGCCGGCGAGGGGGCGGAGGCCAAGACCCTGATCCGCCTCGGCCTGCGGGAACTCGCGCGCTGA